In Brevundimonas sp. SGAir0440, one DNA window encodes the following:
- a CDS encoding cation transporter, whose translation MDQTETSCRPTSGCCGHDVKFDGATPAYRRVLVAVIAINLVGFAAVLAGSVAQGSAALAANALDFLADSVTYAVSLWVIGRSMRLRAGAALAKSASLVVLGLSVLGFAVWRAMTGAAPEGFVITGLGLFGFAANLVAAALLLRFRDGDANVRSVWLCTRNDLAHSLGVAAAGGLVWLTGSRWPDLAAGALLAFIFLQSAWSITRQALVETREAARSSAALPGAGA comes from the coding sequence ATGGACCAGACCGAAACCTCCTGCCGCCCGACCTCCGGCTGCTGTGGTCATGACGTAAAGTTCGACGGCGCCACGCCGGCCTATCGCCGCGTGCTGGTGGCCGTGATCGCCATCAACCTCGTCGGCTTCGCTGCGGTGTTGGCCGGCAGCGTCGCGCAGGGGTCGGCCGCGCTCGCCGCCAATGCGCTCGACTTCCTCGCCGACAGCGTCACCTACGCCGTCAGCCTCTGGGTCATCGGGCGATCGATGCGCCTGCGCGCGGGAGCGGCGCTCGCCAAGAGCGCCAGCCTGGTCGTGCTGGGGCTGTCTGTCCTCGGCTTCGCGGTCTGGCGGGCCATGACCGGGGCAGCCCCGGAGGGCTTCGTGATCACGGGCCTGGGTCTATTCGGCTTCGCCGCCAACCTGGTCGCCGCCGCCTTGCTGCTGCGCTTCAGGGACGGAGACGCCAATGTTCGATCGGTCTGGCTCTGTACGCGCAACGACCTGGCCCACAGCCTCGGCGTCGCCGCGGCGGGGGGTCTGGTCTGGCTGACGGGATCGCGCTGGCCCGATCTCGCCGCCGGCGCCCTGCTGGCCTTCATCTTCCTGCAATCCGCCTGGTCGATCACCCGTCAGGCGCTGGTCGAGACCCGCGAGGCCGCTCGCTCGTCCGCCGCCCTGCCTGGAGCGGGCGCTTGA
- a CDS encoding SEC-C domain-containing protein, with the protein MASRRWVVPPQDQWDFPWTRGDRCPCESGKPFGDCCLSPDGRPLLKLGPIHPTPPATGYAHPRCYLNRSCDCSRTISREHYISRGLISRPGLKVRGMPWQAEPVMATSADALTSKILCQRHNSALSPLDAHAQRAFLALEAAQMHATKASLSRKRFSTLISGEALELWAMKTLAGLYATGMDFKVGPYRFRDYPPPMANIADALTATSPRSLMRLEVPTDPDAHEASLGRSAVSTLPVIDEDQGRLVAVIFRLQGLGLKFHLDEGAPTPPDPRGLRPHMIDVVGPDRSSRIYVSWGDARPGQIVFLKLKPATPRQKDAWRASHQG; encoded by the coding sequence ATGGCGTCCCGGCGTTGGGTCGTTCCGCCCCAGGATCAATGGGATTTCCCCTGGACGCGCGGCGACCGCTGTCCCTGCGAAAGCGGGAAGCCGTTCGGCGACTGTTGTCTGAGCCCCGACGGGCGGCCCCTTCTGAAGCTCGGTCCGATCCATCCGACGCCGCCGGCCACCGGCTATGCCCACCCCAGATGCTATCTCAACCGGTCATGCGACTGCTCACGCACCATCAGCCGGGAGCACTACATCAGCCGGGGCCTGATCAGCCGGCCGGGCCTCAAGGTCAGGGGCATGCCGTGGCAGGCGGAGCCGGTCATGGCGACGTCCGCCGACGCCCTGACATCCAAGATCCTGTGTCAGCGCCATAACTCCGCGCTGTCGCCCCTGGACGCCCATGCGCAGCGGGCGTTCCTGGCTCTGGAGGCCGCGCAGATGCACGCCACAAAGGCGTCCCTGTCGCGCAAGCGGTTTTCGACCCTCATCTCCGGCGAGGCGCTCGAACTCTGGGCGATGAAGACCCTGGCCGGTCTCTATGCGACGGGCATGGACTTCAAGGTCGGGCCCTACCGATTCCGCGACTATCCGCCGCCGATGGCGAACATCGCCGACGCCCTGACGGCGACTTCGCCCCGAAGCCTCATGCGTCTGGAGGTGCCGACGGATCCGGACGCGCACGAGGCGTCCCTCGGCCGCTCGGCCGTCTCGACCCTTCCGGTCATCGACGAGGATCAGGGTCGGCTGGTCGCGGTCATCTTCCGCCTGCAAGGGCTGGGATTGAAGTTCCACCTCGACGAGGGGGCGCCGACGCCGCCTGACCCGAGGGGGCTTCGACCCCATATGATCGATGTGGTGGGGCCGGACCGGAGCAGCCGGATCTACGTCAGCTGGGGCGACGCGAGGCCCGGTCAAATCGTCTTCCTCAAGCTGAAGCCCGCGACGCCGCGTCAGAAGGACGCCTGGCGCGCCTCGCACCAGGGCTAA
- a CDS encoding efflux RND transporter periplasmic adaptor subunit: MRKRTSNKTLLIGGVAALVILGAGGLYLAMGRSDPPAGEGAAAEGEAGHAEEEGGHAEGEAEAPEGFVALSAAQAQAANLVVVGVGRGGGAETRLSGRVEPMIDARAAVAASVGGRVERVLVAPGQSVRIGQPLASLVSGDAATFRADADAAAAQSEAARQAYQRNSNLADQGVVARQEVEASRAQLLSAEAAARAARARSSAAGSPNAAGRLSVNSPIAGVVTSVQVGPGGFVPQGGVIAEVTNPARVELVFNAPPHLAALVRAGSTLRVSSPAGDFDAVVTGVAAGAGAESGATVIRARPTGATLPPAGSAVTGAIVTGEAAGGLTVPTEAIQTVDGASVVFIQVPNGFQLRPVLVGRQAGGRTEILRGLDGSERVAGTNAFLLKAELAKGEAEHGH, encoded by the coding sequence ATGCGCAAGCGCACTTCCAACAAGACCTTGCTGATCGGCGGGGTCGCCGCCCTCGTCATCCTCGGGGCCGGGGGTCTTTACCTCGCCATGGGGCGGTCGGATCCGCCCGCCGGCGAAGGCGCGGCGGCTGAAGGCGAAGCCGGCCACGCCGAAGAGGAGGGCGGTCACGCCGAAGGCGAGGCCGAAGCTCCCGAGGGCTTCGTCGCTCTCAGCGCGGCCCAGGCCCAGGCCGCCAATCTGGTCGTCGTCGGCGTCGGCCGGGGCGGGGGCGCCGAGACCCGGCTCTCCGGTCGCGTCGAACCCATGATCGACGCCCGCGCCGCCGTCGCCGCGTCCGTCGGCGGACGGGTGGAACGGGTGCTGGTGGCGCCCGGCCAGTCCGTTCGGATCGGCCAGCCCCTGGCCAGCCTCGTGAGCGGCGACGCGGCCACCTTCCGCGCCGACGCGGACGCGGCCGCGGCCCAGTCCGAGGCCGCGCGCCAGGCCTATCAGCGCAACAGCAACCTCGCCGACCAGGGCGTCGTCGCCCGGCAAGAGGTCGAGGCGTCCCGGGCGCAGCTGCTGAGCGCCGAGGCGGCGGCCCGGGCGGCGCGCGCGCGGTCGAGCGCGGCCGGATCGCCCAACGCCGCCGGACGGCTGAGCGTGAACAGCCCGATCGCCGGCGTGGTCACCAGCGTTCAGGTCGGCCCTGGCGGCTTCGTCCCGCAGGGCGGTGTGATCGCCGAAGTGACCAACCCCGCCCGCGTCGAACTCGTGTTCAACGCGCCGCCGCACCTTGCGGCGCTTGTTCGCGCGGGATCGACCTTGCGGGTCTCCAGCCCCGCGGGCGACTTCGACGCCGTCGTCACCGGCGTCGCCGCCGGGGCGGGCGCGGAAAGCGGCGCCACCGTGATCCGGGCGCGTCCGACGGGAGCGACCCTGCCGCCGGCCGGTTCCGCCGTCACCGGCGCGATCGTGACGGGTGAAGCCGCCGGCGGCCTGACCGTGCCGACGGAAGCCATTCAGACCGTCGACGGCGCCAGCGTCGTCTTCATCCAGGTCCCGAACGGCTTCCAGCTTCGCCCCGTGCTCGTCGGTCGCCAGGCCGGGGGACGCACGGAAATCCTGCGCGGCCTCGACGGGTCCGAGCGGGTCGCCGGAACCAACGCCTTCCTCCTCAAAGCCGAACTCGCCAAGGGCGAGGCCGAGCACGGCCACTAG
- a CDS encoding acyltransferase: MTISSGVEGQARRPARIARGGWLDVLRFAAGSLIILYHFREAAPLPLGQIHPVFDRGFLLTDFFIIDSGYVLARIYGERLASGGMDVRTYARQRLLRVFPAHLAVIAGFAALVAAAALAGVRPSNTQWFDWSQLPAQALLVQAYGVPGGVGWNAPTWTLSALIGCYLLLPWVCRALWGRPWATAAVAIALLFAADVASRVWLGDPVYRLPLRFGFLRAIPLFLLGVAAAVVGARVYVRPSVAAVLGLGAFGALALLQSAGPFGLASLLLMTLIIWAAGALPMVRPSRLIEHLGLMSFAMFLTNEVTRIVWFGVFDAVGQSDWAIGTRWGVWAAGLAAAFMGAAAFRYGFDRPVQDRLNPPRSATPAPGVSADRPVA; this comes from the coding sequence ATGACGATCAGCTCCGGTGTGGAAGGTCAGGCCCGCCGCCCCGCGCGCATCGCACGCGGCGGCTGGCTGGACGTGCTGCGGTTCGCCGCCGGATCGCTGATCATCCTCTACCACTTCCGGGAAGCGGCCCCGCTGCCGCTCGGACAGATCCATCCGGTGTTCGACCGGGGGTTCCTGCTCACCGACTTCTTCATCATCGACTCCGGCTATGTGCTGGCCCGGATCTACGGCGAGCGCCTTGCCTCGGGCGGGATGGACGTCAGGACCTACGCCCGGCAGCGGCTGCTGCGCGTGTTCCCGGCCCATCTGGCCGTGATCGCCGGTTTCGCGGCCCTCGTCGCGGCCGCCGCGTTGGCCGGGGTCCGACCGAGCAATACCCAATGGTTCGACTGGAGCCAGCTGCCCGCCCAGGCCTTGCTCGTGCAGGCCTATGGCGTGCCGGGCGGTGTCGGCTGGAACGCGCCGACCTGGACGCTGTCGGCTCTGATCGGCTGCTATCTGCTCCTGCCATGGGTCTGCCGAGCGCTCTGGGGCCGGCCCTGGGCCACGGCCGCGGTCGCGATCGCCCTGCTTTTCGCCGCCGACGTCGCCAGCCGCGTCTGGCTGGGCGATCCGGTCTATCGCCTGCCGCTGCGGTTCGGGTTCCTCCGCGCCATTCCGCTCTTCCTGCTGGGCGTGGCCGCCGCCGTGGTCGGTGCGCGCGTCTACGTGCGCCCGTCCGTTGCGGCAGTCCTTGGGCTCGGCGCCTTCGGCGCACTGGCGCTCCTGCAGTCGGCGGGGCCCTTCGGCTTGGCCTCCCTTCTTCTGATGACCCTCATCATCTGGGCGGCCGGAGCCTTGCCCATGGTGCGCCCGTCGCGCCTGATAGAACACCTCGGCCTGATGTCGTTCGCGATGTTCCTCACCAATGAGGTGACCCGCATCGTCTGGTTCGGCGTCTTCGACGCCGTCGGTCAATCGGATTGGGCCATCGGGACGCGGTGGGGCGTCTGGGCCGCGGGTCTGGCGGCGGCGTTCATGGGGGCGGCGGCGTTCCGGTATGGGTTCGACCGGCCGGTCCAGGATCGGCTGAATCCGCCGAGGTCCGCGACGCCAGCGCCGGGGGTCAGCGCGGATCGGCCGGTGGCCTGA
- a CDS encoding DUF305 domain-containing protein: MKRTGWISVIAVFLAVAAFAFGILSRRGAPDASAPPPVEARAIDAHAGHDDAPSDTPSTRAYREAADRMHQAMNIDYSGDADIDFLRGMIAHHEGAIAMARIAVEEGEADDVRGLAQEIIRAQEAEILRMRIMLARHEDAPVEPARP; encoded by the coding sequence ATGAAGCGCACCGGTTGGATCTCGGTGATCGCGGTCTTCCTCGCCGTCGCCGCCTTCGCCTTCGGCATTCTGTCCCGTCGAGGCGCCCCCGACGCCTCGGCCCCGCCGCCGGTCGAGGCGCGAGCGATCGATGCGCACGCCGGTCACGACGACGCGCCCTCGGATACGCCGTCGACGCGCGCCTACCGGGAGGCCGCTGACCGCATGCACCAGGCGATGAACATCGACTACTCCGGCGATGCCGACATCGACTTCTTGCGCGGCATGATCGCCCACCACGAGGGCGCAATCGCCATGGCCAGGATCGCCGTGGAGGAGGGCGAGGCGGACGACGTGCGCGGCCTCGCGCAGGAGATCATCCGCGCCCAGGAAGCCGAAATCCTGCGGATGCGGATCATGCTGGCGCGGCACGAAGACGCGCCGGTCGAACCTGCACGGCCCTGA
- a CDS encoding cation diffusion facilitator family transporter has translation MTSHDHSSGHAHDHTAGANARQLSIALALTGTFLIVEVIGGLVSNSLALLSDAAHMFTDAAALAIALLAIKIGQRPADEKRTFGYRRFEILAAAFNAVLLFVVAGYVLYEGIKRILDPEPVGSIGMLIVAAAGLVINLISMRILSSGKDRSLNVKGAYLEVWADMLGSLGVLVAAVVITVTDWRWVDPIVAIAIGLWVLPRTWILLRDTTHILLEGAPRGVALSDVRAAILATPGVASLHDLHVWVSGADQASCTVHVVLAEGADADAVRQAVGDMLEERFDLHHTTVQTELEPCGDAGGLHV, from the coding sequence ATGACCAGCCACGACCACTCCAGCGGCCACGCTCACGACCACACCGCCGGGGCCAACGCCCGGCAGCTCAGCATCGCCCTGGCGCTGACCGGGACCTTCCTGATCGTTGAGGTCATCGGCGGCCTGGTGTCCAACAGCCTCGCCCTGCTGTCGGACGCCGCGCATATGTTCACCGACGCGGCGGCCCTCGCCATTGCGCTGCTGGCGATCAAGATCGGCCAGCGGCCAGCGGATGAGAAACGCACCTTCGGTTATCGGCGGTTCGAGATCCTGGCGGCGGCGTTCAACGCCGTGCTGCTTTTCGTCGTCGCCGGCTACGTCCTCTACGAGGGGATCAAGCGCATTCTGGATCCCGAGCCCGTCGGCTCGATCGGCATGCTGATCGTCGCCGCCGCCGGCCTGGTGATCAATCTGATCTCCATGCGCATCCTGTCGAGCGGCAAGGATCGCAGCCTCAACGTCAAGGGCGCCTATCTGGAGGTCTGGGCGGACATGCTCGGATCGCTCGGCGTCCTCGTCGCCGCCGTCGTCATCACCGTGACGGACTGGCGCTGGGTCGATCCGATCGTCGCGATCGCCATAGGCCTCTGGGTCCTGCCCCGGACCTGGATTCTGTTGCGCGACACCACCCACATCCTGCTGGAGGGCGCCCCGCGCGGCGTGGCCCTGTCGGACGTGCGGGCCGCCATCCTCGCCACCCCCGGGGTCGCCAGCCTTCACGACCTCCACGTCTGGGTCTCGGGCGCGGATCAGGCGAGCTGCACGGTTCACGTCGTGCTGGCGGAGGGCGCCGACGCCGACGCCGTCCGACAGGCCGTCGGCGACATGCTCGAAGAGCGCTTCGACCTGCATCACACGACCGTCCAGACCGAGCTCGAGCCCTGCGGCGACGCCGGAGGTCTGCACGTATGA
- a CDS encoding TolC family protein: MPASYRRPPRFAVGCALAAIAAVLASPAWADPAPSFAELLARLDQTPATLEAGALLDAAEARARQARVRPNPTLALDAENAFGSGPFSGYGNAETTLSITQDLELWGRRTARINAARADAGTASLRRDLAVVDAAGRLALVYADAEAAERRATLAEEKLSLTLADARAALVLVEEGREPLLRGIQGESEAAAARAGLDEAIAERDAAFARLTAVAMLAEPVTTIDVSLLDLAPATALSPTDQTPTVRVAEAERSAAESRIAVERTRSRPDVSASVGLRRYEAEDATALTFGLSLPLPLFDRNRGNIEAAQADFRAADARLITARQEAQADRAAAQARLRASVSRVNAADAGVTSAEEAYRLSRIGFEAGRISQLELRATRTALVNARTAAVDARLARVRAEIDLARQDGRAPFQGAQ; the protein is encoded by the coding sequence ATGCCTGCCTCATATCGCCGGCCGCCGCGTTTCGCGGTCGGCTGCGCGCTCGCCGCTATCGCGGCTGTGCTGGCCAGCCCCGCGTGGGCTGACCCTGCGCCTTCGTTCGCCGAGCTCCTCGCCCGGCTAGACCAGACCCCGGCCACCCTGGAAGCCGGCGCGCTTCTGGACGCCGCTGAAGCCCGGGCGCGCCAGGCGCGTGTCCGCCCCAACCCGACCCTCGCCCTCGACGCCGAGAACGCGTTCGGGAGCGGGCCCTTCTCTGGCTACGGCAATGCCGAGACCACGCTCTCGATCACTCAGGATCTTGAGCTCTGGGGTCGACGCACGGCTCGCATCAACGCGGCCCGCGCCGATGCCGGGACCGCCTCGCTCCGACGAGACCTGGCCGTGGTCGACGCCGCCGGACGGTTGGCGCTGGTCTACGCCGACGCCGAGGCGGCCGAGCGTCGCGCGACCTTGGCCGAGGAGAAACTGAGCCTCACCCTCGCCGACGCCCGCGCGGCCCTGGTGCTGGTGGAGGAGGGGCGCGAGCCGCTTCTGCGCGGCATCCAGGGCGAGAGCGAAGCCGCCGCCGCGCGCGCCGGTCTCGATGAAGCCATCGCCGAACGGGACGCGGCCTTCGCCCGGCTCACGGCGGTGGCCATGCTCGCCGAGCCGGTGACGACGATCGACGTCAGCTTGCTGGACCTCGCGCCAGCGACCGCCCTTTCGCCGACGGACCAGACGCCGACCGTGCGCGTGGCCGAGGCTGAGCGCTCGGCCGCCGAAAGCCGCATCGCGGTCGAACGCACCCGGTCGCGACCGGACGTCAGCGCCAGCGTCGGACTTCGCCGCTACGAGGCGGAAGACGCGACGGCGCTGACCTTCGGCCTCAGCCTGCCCCTGCCGCTGTTCGATCGGAACCGCGGCAACATCGAAGCCGCCCAGGCGGACTTCAGGGCGGCCGACGCCCGGCTGATAACCGCCCGTCAGGAAGCCCAGGCGGACCGGGCCGCAGCACAGGCGCGCCTCCGCGCCTCGGTGAGCCGCGTCAACGCCGCCGACGCCGGGGTGACCTCCGCGGAAGAAGCCTACCGCCTCTCGCGGATCGGCTTCGAGGCGGGCCGGATCTCGCAGCTCGAGCTTCGCGCGACCCGCACCGCCCTGGTCAACGCCAGAACCGCCGCCGTGGACGCCCGCCTCGCCCGGGTCCGCGCGGAAATCGATCTCGCGCGCCAGGACGGCCGCGCCCCCTTCCAAGGAGCCCAATGA
- a CDS encoding efflux RND transporter permease subunit, with protein sequence MFKFIIELSVKFRWFIVLATALVAAYGLLELTRLPIDAVPDITNRQVQVTTVAPALAPEQIERQVTYPIETAMAGIPGLTSTRSLSRNGFSQVTVIFTDQTDIYFARQQVAERLAQARETMPEGVEPALAPITTGLGEVLMWTVDYKPFNSANLAKPGQTGWQAGGAYLTPEGDLLTTPQQRATYLRTVQDWIIAPQMRTAPGLAGVDTVGGYVKEYAVRPDTARLSAYGLGMGDLIQALDRANTQAGAGYVQRAGEALTVRTDALASTVEDLAQAPVVNRSGLVVRVADVATVEVGQAPRLGGASRDGHEAVLGTALMIAGGNSRTVAQAAGDRLEEVQKTLPPGIEAVTVLDRSALVNSTIATVARNLTEGALLVIVVLFLLLGNIRAASITALMIPISFLFAVIGMNRFGISGNLMSLGALDFGLLVDGAVVVVENTLLMLSQKRAEAGRMLTRHERLGVAAAAGRQMVKPAAFGQLIILLVFTPLLMLEGVEGKTFIPMGATVMLALVGAFIFSFTFVPAMTALLVRDPKKVEVDEHGHAHEHETFLLRHARRWIAPAIRTAVDRPKIVLLSALGALVIGGVTFTALGREFIPTLDEGDIAMQALRVPSASLEQSLAMQMAIERAIKAQPEVETMFSRTGTAEAAVDPMPPNISDSVIVLKDRKDWPNPGLEKEELIARFEEVASRQIGNNFEFSQPIELRFNELISGVRTDLAVMVYGDDFATMQRVADQVANALRQTNGAADVRVEQASGLPTLTISVDRFAAANYGLSAADVSEAVSAAIGGAEAGRIFEGDRRFDVVVRLPDAARNDPAALAALPIVSSTGVTVPLSSVARIQSAEGPNQISRNDGSRRMVVQANVRGRDLGGFVTDAQRSVDQVQLPPGVRLDWGGQFENLKRAEQRLGLVIPIVFVLIGVLLFMALGSFAEAGLVFACVPLALVGGALALLLRGMPFSVSAAVGFIAVSGVATLNGLVLMQAIRERLQAGLPPRDAAIEGASSRLRAVLTTAMVAIVGFIPMAIAHGAGAEVQKPLATVVIGGLITATALTLLVLPTFAAKAVRHRKDEGIED encoded by the coding sequence ATGTTCAAATTCATCATCGAGCTGTCGGTCAAATTCCGATGGTTCATCGTCTTGGCCACGGCGCTCGTCGCTGCCTACGGCCTCCTCGAACTGACACGGTTGCCGATCGACGCCGTGCCGGACATCACCAACCGTCAGGTGCAGGTGACCACCGTCGCCCCGGCCCTGGCCCCCGAACAGATCGAACGTCAGGTCACCTATCCGATCGAGACCGCCATGGCCGGCATCCCCGGCCTGACCTCGACCCGGTCGCTGAGCCGCAACGGCTTCAGCCAGGTGACCGTCATCTTCACCGACCAGACGGACATCTATTTCGCCCGTCAGCAGGTCGCCGAACGATTGGCGCAGGCGCGCGAAACGATGCCCGAAGGCGTCGAACCGGCGCTGGCCCCGATCACGACCGGCCTGGGCGAGGTGCTGATGTGGACGGTGGACTACAAGCCGTTCAACAGCGCCAACCTGGCCAAGCCGGGCCAGACCGGCTGGCAGGCCGGCGGCGCCTATCTGACACCTGAAGGCGATCTCCTCACCACCCCGCAACAGCGCGCCACCTATCTGCGTACCGTGCAGGACTGGATCATCGCTCCGCAGATGCGGACGGCGCCCGGCCTGGCCGGCGTCGATACGGTCGGCGGTTATGTGAAGGAATACGCAGTTCGTCCGGATACCGCGCGTCTGTCGGCCTACGGGCTCGGCATGGGCGACCTCATCCAGGCGCTCGACCGGGCCAACACCCAGGCCGGAGCCGGCTATGTCCAGCGTGCGGGCGAGGCCCTGACGGTCCGCACGGACGCCCTGGCCTCGACCGTCGAGGACCTCGCCCAGGCGCCTGTCGTCAATCGAAGCGGCCTTGTGGTCCGCGTCGCCGACGTCGCCACCGTCGAGGTCGGCCAGGCCCCGCGTCTGGGCGGCGCCAGCCGCGACGGACACGAAGCGGTCCTCGGCACCGCCCTGATGATCGCGGGCGGCAACAGCCGCACCGTGGCCCAGGCCGCCGGCGACCGGCTCGAGGAAGTGCAGAAGACCCTGCCGCCCGGCATCGAGGCCGTGACGGTGCTGGATCGAAGCGCCTTGGTGAACTCCACCATCGCCACGGTGGCGCGCAATCTGACCGAAGGCGCGCTCCTGGTCATCGTCGTGCTCTTCCTGCTGCTCGGCAATATCCGGGCGGCGAGCATCACGGCGTTGATGATCCCGATCAGCTTCCTGTTCGCCGTTATCGGCATGAACCGGTTTGGCATCAGCGGCAATCTGATGAGCCTCGGCGCGCTGGACTTCGGTCTCCTTGTCGACGGCGCCGTGGTCGTTGTCGAGAACACCCTGCTGATGCTCAGTCAGAAGCGCGCCGAGGCCGGGCGCATGCTGACGCGGCACGAGCGTCTCGGCGTCGCCGCCGCGGCGGGGCGCCAGATGGTCAAGCCGGCCGCCTTCGGTCAGCTGATCATCCTGCTGGTGTTCACCCCCCTGCTGATGCTGGAAGGGGTCGAAGGCAAGACCTTCATCCCGATGGGCGCGACGGTCATGCTGGCCCTGGTCGGCGCCTTCATCTTCTCCTTCACCTTCGTGCCGGCGATGACGGCGCTTCTGGTGCGGGATCCCAAGAAGGTCGAGGTCGACGAACACGGCCACGCCCACGAGCACGAGACCTTCCTGCTGCGCCACGCGCGCCGCTGGATCGCTCCGGCCATTCGCACGGCCGTCGATCGTCCGAAGATCGTCCTGCTCTCCGCGCTCGGCGCCCTGGTCATCGGCGGCGTCACCTTCACCGCCCTCGGCCGGGAGTTCATCCCGACCCTGGACGAGGGCGACATCGCCATGCAGGCGCTGCGGGTCCCGTCGGCGTCGCTCGAGCAGTCGCTCGCCATGCAGATGGCGATCGAGCGGGCGATCAAGGCCCAGCCGGAAGTGGAGACCATGTTCTCGCGGACCGGCACCGCCGAAGCGGCGGTGGACCCCATGCCGCCCAACATCTCCGACAGCGTCATCGTTCTGAAGGACCGCAAGGACTGGCCCAACCCGGGTCTGGAGAAGGAAGAGCTGATCGCCCGCTTCGAGGAAGTCGCGTCGCGGCAGATCGGCAACAACTTCGAATTCAGCCAGCCGATCGAGCTCCGCTTCAACGAGCTGATCTCGGGGGTGCGGACCGATCTGGCGGTCATGGTCTATGGCGACGATTTCGCCACCATGCAGCGGGTCGCCGACCAGGTGGCCAACGCCCTGCGCCAGACGAACGGGGCGGCCGACGTGAGGGTGGAACAGGCCTCCGGCCTGCCGACCCTGACGATCAGCGTGGACCGGTTCGCCGCGGCCAACTACGGCCTGTCGGCGGCGGACGTCTCCGAAGCGGTTTCGGCCGCGATCGGCGGCGCCGAGGCCGGCCGCATCTTCGAGGGCGACCGACGTTTCGACGTCGTGGTCCGTCTGCCGGACGCTGCGCGTAACGATCCGGCGGCGCTGGCGGCCTTGCCGATCGTGTCATCGACCGGCGTGACCGTGCCCCTGTCCTCGGTCGCGCGCATCCAGAGCGCGGAGGGACCGAACCAGATCAGCCGCAACGACGGCAGCCGCCGCATGGTCGTCCAGGCCAATGTGCGGGGGCGCGATCTGGGCGGCTTCGTCACCGACGCCCAGAGGTCGGTGGATCAGGTTCAGCTCCCGCCGGGCGTCCGCCTGGATTGGGGCGGCCAGTTCGAGAACCTAAAGCGCGCCGAACAGCGGCTGGGCCTGGTCATTCCGATCGTCTTCGTCCTGATCGGCGTGTTGCTGTTCATGGCGCTGGGCTCCTTCGCCGAGGCGGGTCTGGTGTTCGCCTGCGTGCCGCTCGCCCTGGTGGGCGGGGCGCTGGCGCTGCTCTTGCGCGGCATGCCGTTCTCCGTCTCGGCGGCCGTCGGTTTCATCGCCGTCTCCGGCGTGGCGACGCTCAACGGCCTGGTGCTGATGCAGGCGATCCGCGAGCGGCTTCAGGCGGGATTGCCGCCCCGTGACGCGGCCATCGAGGGTGCGTCCAGCCGCCTGCGGGCGGTGCTCACCACCGCCATGGTGGCGATCGTCGGCTTCATTCCGATGGCCATCGCCCACGGCGCGGGAGCCGAGGTTCAGAAGCCGCTGGCGACCGTCGTCATCGGCGGCCTGATCACCGCCACCGCCCTGACCCTGCTGGTGCTCCCGACCTTTGCGGCCAAGGCGGTGCGTCATCGCAAGGACGAGGGGATCGAAGACTGA
- a CDS encoding cation transporter, whose amino-acid sequence MARPQDDRRQRRTLLTVLGLNAGLAAALGIGGVSADSSALLANALDNASDAAVYLISFLAIGRAGSWKRGAARASGIMLLVFAVGVLVDAVRRVITGTEPIGPTMMALALVAAVVNLICLQLIRRQHSIDVNMKAAETFSFNDFASNGGILVAGGLVLWLDQAWPDLVVGVLVAAIAIKGGVEILRDANAASDHPQERAS is encoded by the coding sequence ATGGCCCGGCCCCAGGATGACCGTCGGCAGCGCCGGACGCTGCTGACGGTTCTCGGCCTCAACGCCGGCCTGGCGGCGGCGCTAGGAATCGGCGGCGTGTCCGCCGATTCCAGCGCCTTGCTGGCCAATGCGCTGGATAACGCCTCGGACGCGGCGGTCTATCTGATCAGCTTCCTGGCCATCGGTCGGGCAGGAAGTTGGAAACGAGGCGCCGCGAGGGCGTCGGGGATCATGCTGCTGGTCTTCGCCGTCGGCGTCCTCGTCGACGCCGTGCGGCGGGTGATCACCGGAACCGAGCCGATCGGTCCGACCATGATGGCGCTCGCCCTGGTCGCCGCCGTGGTCAATCTGATCTGCCTGCAGCTCATCCGCCGCCAGCACAGCATCGACGTCAACATGAAGGCGGCCGAGACCTTCAGCTTCAACGACTTCGCGTCCAACGGCGGCATCCTCGTCGCCGGCGGTCTGGTCCTCTGGCTCGACCAGGCCTGGCCCGACCTCGTCGTCGGCGTCCTCGTCGCGGCGATCGCGATCAAGGGCGGCGTCGAGATTCTCCGCGACGCCAACGCCGCCTCCGACCACCCACAGGAACGCGCCTCATGA